One window from the genome of Natrialba magadii ATCC 43099 encodes:
- a CDS encoding DUF7527 domain-containing protein, whose translation MDSRTQERVEQWDSRPFSGGFDDLSTLADSDFSGAVAASGAWLFMLNGRVVGIIDGEITDFEDADGTAYRAPDPALPLLCTMEERGGDVQAKYYTNKTPLREVDQTLQNGSFTGYIELSENVLSGDYYAIYYGGRRMAAAYIGNAERLLTGDEAFERADDEVGIYQVLNVDIDVTDIPGTGASEETGRTGTTNDEDTAETGQGTGVGDASHTSDAAGSVDDAGTRAEPSLDPTESAIDQLDVSDGTGASAGTGADTDIDTALDTELPSGGDAGVGAETGSEAGTGSGITTDDSSTITEAETDGPGGITAPVASDDESASTEQREVGAEADAERESDAGTHAPASAGEEVTGAAEVEDSPSDGTNRAGMSSPDPETVEAAAEELEQNDISWIEEDGDGADAGAGDASGVSEATPAPPVEAETEPGPADGDTETATATATETATAAATDTATVADANSDTTARDETDPDGNTDDDEDGELDQQLEAEEAWRETRSIPSIDPDNSAASEDGARTGAPSRAASSRSRSQSQSQSQSQSQSQSRSSTASSKPSTQSQSSADQSGSNQRRATNADRSNTSSNAGGDSRSTDSPQSHSQTSSRQRSDGQNSTEQNTSGSGAGDAHKRNLAQYTRRIEELEQKHNALAEKARELKTERDELHAENQQLTSTVESLQTRVSELESELEQARAGGGGSGSGGDGDSQSGFDAETHLSPTEALSGTNLFVRYDSKSQPTLETAHDGAADRNEVASNLRLEHHTEFDTETVAVDGQPYERFLTETIEYSFVDWLTEMVLYEIRDTGHADGLADLYDAIPRIDRAELGATISLADDDTEDVPDEVTFDVVAFDKMGNPLVLATLNDSREPASQALLEELEVAASAVKANYPDLAAAVAVTSSYFEPGALEVTEQATSSGFLSRGSKLSYVNLSRKSGYHLCLVESRSEGFHMNVPEL comes from the coding sequence ATGGACTCGCGCACGCAAGAGCGCGTCGAGCAGTGGGATTCTCGCCCGTTCAGCGGTGGTTTCGATGACCTGTCTACTCTCGCCGACAGTGACTTTTCGGGAGCAGTCGCTGCATCTGGCGCGTGGCTGTTTATGCTTAACGGCCGCGTCGTTGGCATCATCGACGGTGAAATAACTGACTTCGAGGACGCAGACGGGACCGCTTACCGCGCCCCGGACCCGGCACTGCCGTTGCTCTGTACGATGGAAGAGCGCGGCGGCGACGTACAGGCGAAGTACTATACGAACAAAACGCCGCTTCGCGAAGTCGATCAGACGCTCCAGAACGGTTCGTTTACGGGCTACATCGAACTGAGCGAGAACGTTCTCAGTGGGGATTACTACGCCATCTACTACGGCGGTCGGCGGATGGCAGCAGCCTACATCGGCAACGCCGAGCGGTTGCTCACCGGTGACGAAGCGTTCGAGCGGGCCGACGACGAGGTCGGCATTTATCAGGTCCTCAACGTCGATATCGATGTCACCGACATCCCCGGCACAGGCGCGTCCGAGGAGACGGGACGGACAGGAACGACCAACGACGAAGACACGGCTGAAACTGGGCAAGGCACAGGAGTTGGTGACGCAAGCCACACCAGTGACGCTGCCGGCAGTGTCGACGACGCCGGAACACGGGCCGAACCGAGCCTCGACCCTACCGAGTCGGCGATCGACCAACTCGACGTTTCGGACGGTACGGGCGCGAGCGCAGGAACGGGAGCAGACACTGACATCGACACAGCTCTCGACACAGAGCTACCCTCGGGCGGTGACGCTGGAGTCGGGGCCGAAACCGGAAGCGAGGCTGGAACTGGCTCCGGAATCACGACCGACGACTCGAGTACCATCACCGAGGCCGAGACGGACGGGCCGGGTGGAATCACTGCACCAGTGGCATCTGACGACGAGTCGGCGTCGACGGAACAGAGGGAGGTCGGCGCGGAGGCTGACGCTGAGCGCGAGTCCGACGCCGGTACGCATGCGCCGGCCAGCGCGGGCGAAGAGGTGACGGGAGCGGCCGAGGTCGAAGACAGTCCCAGCGACGGTACAAACCGGGCGGGCATGTCGAGCCCCGATCCGGAAACGGTCGAAGCGGCGGCAGAAGAACTCGAACAGAACGATATCTCCTGGATCGAAGAGGACGGTGACGGTGCGGACGCCGGTGCTGGCGATGCCAGCGGTGTGTCGGAGGCGACGCCGGCACCGCCAGTCGAGGCAGAGACGGAGCCAGGGCCGGCAGACGGTGACACAGAAACAGCCACAGCCACAGCCACAGAAACAGCCACGGCCGCAGCCACAGACACAGCCACGGTCGCAGACGCGAACAGCGACACAACGGCCCGTGACGAGACCGATCCCGACGGAAACACGGACGATGACGAGGACGGCGAACTCGATCAGCAACTCGAGGCCGAAGAGGCCTGGCGAGAAACCCGATCGATTCCGTCGATCGATCCGGACAATTCGGCGGCGAGTGAGGATGGGGCGCGCACTGGTGCACCCTCGCGTGCAGCCAGTAGTCGGTCGCGATCGCAATCACAGTCACAGTCACAGTCACAGTCACAGTCACAGTCACGGTCGTCAACAGCATCTTCCAAACCGAGCACGCAGTCCCAGTCATCAGCTGACCAGTCGGGATCGAACCAGCGTCGCGCTACCAACGCGGATCGATCCAACACCAGTTCGAACGCCGGTGGCGATTCCCGCAGTACAGACTCTCCACAGTCACACTCGCAGACATCGTCTCGCCAGCGCAGCGACGGACAGAACAGTACCGAACAGAACACGTCCGGAAGCGGTGCAGGCGACGCACACAAACGCAACCTCGCCCAGTACACCCGCCGGATCGAGGAACTCGAACAGAAACACAACGCCCTCGCAGAGAAGGCCAGGGAGCTCAAAACCGAACGTGACGAACTGCACGCCGAAAATCAACAGCTCACGAGCACGGTCGAGTCGCTCCAGACGCGAGTGAGTGAACTCGAGTCCGAACTGGAACAGGCACGGGCTGGTGGCGGTGGCAGTGGCAGTGGCGGTGACGGTGACAGCCAGTCCGGGTTTGACGCCGAAACGCACCTCTCGCCGACGGAGGCACTGTCGGGAACGAACCTCTTCGTGCGCTACGACTCGAAGAGCCAGCCAACACTCGAGACGGCCCACGATGGCGCAGCGGATCGCAACGAGGTTGCCTCGAATCTCCGGCTCGAACACCACACCGAGTTCGACACAGAGACGGTCGCTGTCGACGGCCAGCCGTACGAACGTTTCCTCACTGAGACTATCGAGTACTCGTTCGTCGACTGGCTCACCGAGATGGTGCTGTACGAGATTCGCGATACGGGACACGCGGACGGGCTAGCGGATCTCTACGACGCGATTCCGCGAATCGACCGCGCAGAACTGGGAGCGACGATCTCGCTCGCGGATGACGACACCGAAGACGTCCCTGACGAGGTCACCTTCGATGTTGTCGCGTTCGACAAGATGGGCAACCCGCTCGTTCTCGCGACACTCAACGACTCGCGCGAGCCCGCGAGCCAGGCGCTACTCGAGGAACTCGAGGTTGCGGCCTCGGCGGTCAAGGCGAACTATCCGGATCTTGCAGCGGCAGTCGCGGTGACCTCGAGTTACTTCGAGCCGGGTGCACTCGAGGTGACAGAGCAGGCGACGAGCAGCGGATTCTTGAGCCGCGGTTCGAAGCTGAGTTACGTGAACCTCTCGCGCAAGAGTGGCTATCATCTCTGTCTGGTGGAGTCACGCAGTGAAGGGTTCCATATGAACGTGCCGGAGTTGTGA
- a CDS encoding UPF0058 family protein, protein MHKDELLELHEELVVIMEYFEEREEVDEGLFEPYHQLDVDPSHVHKSKSEHKHAVFVLGNALAKGMSEDEFSSAGRIGKRMKELAEDAESKI, encoded by the coding sequence ATGCACAAGGATGAACTCCTCGAACTCCACGAAGAACTCGTCGTCATTATGGAGTACTTCGAAGAGCGCGAGGAGGTCGACGAGGGCCTTTTTGAGCCGTACCACCAGCTCGACGTCGACCCCTCGCATGTCCACAAATCGAAGAGCGAACACAAACACGCGGTCTTCGTCCTCGGAAACGCCCTTGCGAAGGGAATGAGCGAAGACGAGTTCTCGAGTGCCGGCCGAATTGGCAAGCGGATGAAAGAACTCGCAGAGGATGCCGAATCGAAAATCTAG
- a CDS encoding ABC transporter ATP-binding protein, with protein sequence MGNGQLLTTTPEETAHTRTTTVADDVVLELDGIGKRYGSETVISDLSLSVQDGEILTLLGPSGCGKTTTLRLIAGLEEPNAGHVMLQGTPVAGERRFVPPEERGVGVVFQEFALFPHMTAWENVAFGLQEWSSDERDARVAELLEMVGLADHGEHYPNELSGGQQQRIALARSLAPEPKMLLLDEPFSNLDVDLRVEMREEVRRIIKEAGVTAISVTHDQEEALSISDRVAVMNDGQIEQIDTPERVFQQPKSRFVAGFLGHASFLSGEVHGDHVDTALGRVLRDDVNGLAHQYDGTGIDLLVRPDDVTALPAADGEANGRVVYRRYLGPTVLYRVELDTGETIECMHNHSDRIGLDERVAVRVTAEHELAWFPADQRDRTPATAAD encoded by the coding sequence ATGGGGAATGGACAACTGCTTACGACGACGCCTGAGGAGACTGCTCACACACGAACGACTACAGTCGCCGACGACGTCGTACTGGAACTCGACGGGATCGGAAAACGATACGGCTCTGAGACCGTCATTTCAGATCTCTCGCTATCCGTTCAGGACGGTGAGATTCTCACCCTCCTCGGCCCCTCCGGCTGTGGCAAGACGACGACACTCCGGCTGATCGCCGGCCTCGAGGAACCGAACGCTGGCCACGTTATGCTTCAGGGAACCCCCGTGGCCGGCGAGCGCCGGTTCGTCCCACCAGAGGAGCGCGGTGTCGGCGTCGTCTTTCAGGAATTCGCCCTGTTCCCACACATGACCGCCTGGGAGAACGTCGCCTTCGGCCTGCAGGAGTGGTCGAGCGACGAACGCGACGCTCGCGTCGCGGAGCTACTCGAGATGGTTGGGCTCGCAGACCACGGAGAACACTATCCGAACGAGTTGTCGGGCGGCCAGCAACAGCGGATTGCGCTGGCGCGCTCGCTCGCGCCCGAGCCAAAGATGCTCCTGCTCGACGAACCGTTCTCGAATCTCGACGTGGACCTACGCGTCGAGATGCGTGAGGAAGTGCGCCGGATCATCAAGGAAGCCGGTGTGACGGCAATTTCGGTTACACACGACCAGGAGGAGGCACTCTCGATTTCGGACCGTGTTGCAGTGATGAACGATGGCCAGATCGAACAGATCGATACGCCAGAACGCGTCTTCCAGCAGCCGAAATCGCGCTTCGTTGCGGGTTTTCTCGGCCACGCGAGTTTTCTCTCGGGTGAGGTCCATGGCGACCACGTCGACACTGCGCTCGGGCGCGTACTCCGCGACGACGTGAACGGGCTCGCCCACCAGTACGACGGCACCGGTATCGACTTGCTCGTCCGCCCGGACGATGTAACGGCGCTGCCGGCGGCAGACGGCGAGGCGAACGGCCGCGTCGTCTACCGACGCTACCTCGGTCCGACGGTGCTCTACCGTGTCGAACTCGACACCGGTGAGACGATCGAGTGTATGCACAACCACTCGGATCGGATCGGCCTCGACGAGCGCGTCGCGGTGCGCGTCACCGCCGAACACGAACTGGCGTGGTTCCCCGCGGACCAGCGCGACCGCACACCGGCGACGGCCGCCGACTGA
- a CDS encoding DUF5793 family protein, whose protein sequence is MRREHFTLHVSNVDWVETDEEPSKPSVSIDFTGPAAMLRERLTGPGDEVLDAGETDVALRLQEPLDGDAAGVVSVTNRVTGDFILELNEEATDVLRFIRAARGYGEEENDDDGRYEVEITLDGEQFVTYDKRTFLVYDDEGSLLRQHSLIPSGVEL, encoded by the coding sequence ATGAGGCGCGAGCACTTCACGTTACATGTCAGCAATGTCGACTGGGTTGAAACCGACGAGGAACCGAGCAAACCCTCGGTATCGATCGACTTTACCGGCCCAGCGGCGATGCTTCGTGAGCGCCTTACAGGACCCGGCGACGAGGTTCTCGACGCAGGCGAGACTGATGTAGCCCTCCGGCTACAGGAGCCACTCGACGGAGACGCCGCTGGCGTCGTCAGTGTCACGAACCGGGTCACTGGTGATTTCATCCTCGAGTTGAACGAGGAGGCAACCGACGTGCTTCGGTTTATTCGTGCAGCGCGGGGCTACGGTGAGGAAGAAAACGACGACGATGGCCGCTACGAGGTCGAGATTACGCTCGACGGCGAGCAGTTCGTCACCTACGACAAACGGACGTTCCTCGTCTACGACGACGAGGGGAGCCTGCTTCGACAGCACAGCCTGATCCCGAGCGGGGTCGAACTCTGA
- a CDS encoding class I SAM-dependent methyltransferase, producing MADRHDRSHDRADRAAVRDTYDQIATHFAKTREYAWPEVESFVEDVVADGSTSRDEADDRVSADGDDADDADDASDADNTADSDQPTTVGLDLGCGNCRHAELLAKTDHFTHVLGVDVSRGLLETGRDRARERDFTVSLCQGDAAELPLATDAVDSAVYVATLHHLPTPAARQASLDELGRVLAPAPDGRALVSAWSTAHDRFDEDELDTADGTGFDTTIEWTLPGGETVDRFYHIYTPEEFERDLAASSLEVLEWEVSSGNCYAVVAGADESDT from the coding sequence ATGGCTGACCGTCACGACCGTTCGCACGACCGGGCCGACCGCGCAGCCGTTCGTGACACCTACGATCAGATCGCGACGCACTTCGCAAAGACCCGCGAGTACGCCTGGCCCGAAGTCGAATCGTTCGTCGAAGATGTCGTTGCAGACGGGTCGACCAGCCGTGACGAGGCTGACGATAGAGTCTCTGCTGACGGTGACGACGCCGACGACGCCGACGACGCTAGCGACGCTGACAACACTGCCGACAGCGACCAACCGACGACGGTCGGCCTCGACCTCGGCTGCGGGAACTGCCGTCACGCCGAACTGCTGGCCAAGACCGACCACTTCACCCACGTCCTCGGCGTAGACGTCAGCCGCGGCCTCCTCGAAACCGGCCGTGACCGCGCACGAGAGCGTGACTTTACCGTCAGCCTCTGTCAGGGCGACGCCGCCGAACTCCCACTCGCAACCGACGCCGTCGACAGTGCCGTCTATGTCGCGACACTCCATCACCTCCCCACGCCGGCCGCCCGACAGGCCAGCCTCGACGAACTCGGTCGCGTGCTCGCCCCCGCCCCTGACGGCCGCGCACTCGTTAGCGCCTGGTCAACCGCCCACGACCGCTTCGACGAGGACGAACTCGACACCGCCGACGGCACCGGCTTCGACACCACGATCGAATGGACCCTCCCGGGCGGCGAGACCGTCGACCGCTTCTACCACATCTACACCCCCGAAGAGTTCGAGCGGGATCTTGCTGCGAGTTCGCTGGAGGTACTCGAGTGGGAGGTCTCGAGCGGCAACTGTTATGCAGTCGTTGCTGGCGCTGACGAATCAGACACGTGA
- a CDS encoding tyrosine-type recombinase/integrase — MSEEPENIVLVPEPSAKHLNPRQRVSYRNHRRNLVDWMLSEGKDPKRSIGYAHSTTRQRAYRLDTLYRKTWKAENRYTEKITPTHADAWMEELAETDYSQSYKHCCQKAVQTLFKWERHEFASAVEWEPKLSFASRSLHSPRDFLTRDERARVREAALEYRGIPDYNAVTPDEREHWWRYLAQRLGKPKDDVTVDEWEAANRWKIPSLLWTTLDVGLRPIEVRRATTSWIDAANSVVRIPKEDSAKNTEHWRCSLSDRTVMAVERWLEERGCREKYENTEQLWLTRFENPYSTGSLNRIFREICAEAGIAVADRDLTWYSIRHSVGTYMADELTMKAAAAQLRHRSIKSTVRYDRAPIEERKAALEQMG, encoded by the coding sequence ATGAGTGAAGAACCCGAGAACATCGTCCTCGTGCCCGAACCGTCAGCGAAACACCTCAACCCTCGACAGCGCGTTTCCTACCGAAACCATCGACGCAACCTCGTCGATTGGATGCTCTCCGAGGGAAAAGATCCGAAGCGATCGATCGGCTACGCCCATTCGACGACTCGTCAGCGGGCGTACCGCCTCGACACGCTTTACCGAAAAACGTGGAAGGCAGAGAACCGATACACGGAAAAGATCACGCCCACACATGCGGACGCCTGGATGGAGGAGTTAGCGGAGACGGACTACTCCCAGAGCTACAAACACTGTTGTCAGAAAGCGGTACAGACGTTGTTCAAGTGGGAACGACACGAGTTCGCAAGCGCGGTCGAATGGGAGCCGAAACTATCGTTTGCATCGCGATCGCTCCACAGTCCGCGCGATTTCCTCACGCGTGACGAACGGGCGCGCGTCCGGGAGGCTGCGCTCGAATACAGAGGAATTCCCGATTACAACGCCGTTACACCGGATGAGCGTGAACACTGGTGGCGATATCTCGCACAGCGATTGGGAAAACCGAAGGACGACGTGACGGTAGACGAATGGGAAGCCGCAAACAGGTGGAAGATACCGTCGCTACTGTGGACGACGCTGGACGTCGGGCTGCGTCCGATCGAAGTGCGGCGAGCGACGACATCGTGGATAGACGCGGCGAACAGCGTAGTACGGATTCCAAAGGAAGACTCGGCGAAGAACACGGAGCACTGGCGGTGTAGCTTGTCGGATCGAACGGTGATGGCAGTCGAGCGGTGGCTCGAAGAGCGGGGATGTCGGGAGAAATATGAGAACACGGAACAACTCTGGCTCACCCGGTTCGAAAACCCGTACTCGACCGGATCACTGAACCGAATATTTCGGGAGATCTGTGCGGAAGCCGGAATCGCAGTGGCGGATCGCGACTTGACGTGGTACTCGATACGCCACAGCGTCGGGACGTACATGGCGGACGAACTGACGATGAAGGCGGCCGCAGCGCAGTTGCGCCATCGATCGATTAAATCCACGGTACGGTACGATCGAGCGCCGATCGAGGAACGAAAGGCGGCACTCGAGCAGATGGGGTAA
- a CDS encoding winged helix-turn-helix domain-containing protein, with protein sequence MADDESLAPPEAIEIGDEGEHTDEWTEEMPGVDRVISVALTLEQPRTADWIAEQTEVSPTTARSHLERLVDLHILSAVEQRGAKTYYPDAAYQRFKEVSQLIEEHTRSEIETIAVTAKEDIEELRETYGVESADELRKLATAEDTSSTEARECFKKASEWDSHSHMVSIAEEALERYEKFSEHYQPSVDSAA encoded by the coding sequence ATGGCTGACGACGAATCTCTGGCACCACCCGAAGCGATCGAGATCGGGGACGAGGGGGAACACACCGACGAATGGACGGAGGAGATGCCGGGAGTCGACCGCGTGATTTCGGTCGCGTTGACACTCGAACAACCGCGGACGGCGGACTGGATCGCGGAGCAAACGGAGGTATCACCGACGACGGCACGGAGTCACCTCGAGCGGTTGGTCGATCTGCATATCCTGAGTGCAGTCGAACAGCGAGGTGCGAAGACGTACTACCCCGATGCCGCGTACCAGCGGTTCAAAGAAGTATCACAGTTGATCGAGGAACACACTCGAAGCGAGATCGAGACGATAGCGGTCACCGCAAAGGAGGACATCGAGGAGCTCAGGGAAACGTACGGTGTCGAGAGCGCGGATGAACTACGGAAACTCGCGACGGCCGAAGACACCTCCTCGACGGAGGCGCGGGAGTGCTTCAAAAAGGCTTCCGAGTGGGACTCGCACTCGCACATGGTCTCGATAGCAGAGGAAGCGCTCGAGCGATACGAGAAATTCAGCGAGCACTACCAACCGTCGGTGGATTCTGCTGCATAA
- a CDS encoding GNAT family N-acetyltransferase — protein sequence MAISFRSTKRTQPVSQDLTYELLGWPPGGPKLPLDHKRFSYAGKFVMTNTGKAVARDGETIVAAIAFNEDRTDEHTLWLRYVTVARDRRGEGIGPELVSLVRDHAVERGYERIRIAVNNPFAYEALYRAGFTYTGETTGIAELVLEYQPSTPGENGTTTERERDTYQDGLDEFRDRDLSGDETAFLESRVGSEPPDR from the coding sequence ATGGCTATTAGTTTCCGTTCGACCAAGCGGACCCAACCCGTGTCTCAGGACCTCACGTACGAACTGCTCGGGTGGCCACCCGGCGGGCCAAAGCTGCCACTCGACCACAAGCGGTTCAGTTACGCCGGCAAGTTCGTCATGACGAACACCGGCAAGGCGGTCGCCCGCGACGGCGAAACCATCGTCGCAGCGATCGCGTTCAACGAGGATCGAACCGACGAGCACACGCTGTGGCTCCGGTACGTCACCGTCGCTCGCGACCGCCGCGGCGAGGGGATCGGCCCCGAACTCGTCTCGCTCGTCCGCGACCACGCCGTCGAGCGCGGCTACGAACGCATCCGTATCGCAGTCAACAACCCTTTCGCCTACGAGGCGCTCTACCGTGCTGGCTTCACCTACACCGGTGAGACGACGGGAATCGCCGAACTGGTACTCGAGTACCAACCATCCACACCTGGTGAGAACGGCACCACGACCGAACGCGAACGAGACACGTACCAGGACGGACTCGACGAGTTTCGAGATCGGGACCTTTCCGGGGACGAAACGGCGTTTCTCGAGTCACGGGTCGGGAGCGAGCCGCCGGATCGATAG
- the fen gene encoding flap endonuclease-1, whose protein sequence is MGNAALRDIAVIEDVPFSEIEGVVAVDAHNWLYRYLTTTVKWTSSSKYTTADGTEVANLIGIVQGLPKFFENDVTPVMVFDGGPSELKEDEIESRREQRQTYEEQLETAREEGDEVAIAQLESRTQRLTPTIQETSRELLRLLDVPIVEAPAEGEAQAAHMVRRGDADYVGSEDYDALLFGAPYTLRQLTSKGDPELMDLEATLDHHDLTLEQLIDAAILIGTDFNEGISGIGPKTALTEISEHGDLWSVLEARGETLEYGDRVRALFREPNVTDEYEFETTLDPDIEAAREYVTEEWGVDADEVARGFERIEESVTQTGLDRWT, encoded by the coding sequence ATGGGAAATGCTGCTTTACGCGACATCGCCGTCATCGAGGACGTTCCGTTCTCCGAAATCGAGGGCGTCGTCGCCGTCGACGCGCACAACTGGCTCTATCGGTACCTGACGACGACCGTCAAGTGGACCAGCAGTTCGAAATACACCACCGCAGACGGCACCGAGGTCGCAAACCTGATCGGCATCGTCCAGGGACTCCCCAAGTTCTTCGAGAACGACGTGACACCGGTCATGGTCTTCGACGGCGGCCCCTCCGAACTCAAGGAAGACGAGATCGAATCCCGCCGCGAGCAGCGCCAGACGTACGAAGAGCAACTCGAGACCGCCCGCGAGGAAGGCGACGAGGTCGCTATCGCCCAACTCGAGTCGCGCACGCAGCGACTGACGCCGACGATCCAGGAGACCAGCCGTGAACTCCTCCGATTGCTCGATGTGCCGATCGTCGAAGCGCCGGCAGAGGGTGAGGCACAGGCGGCCCATATGGTTCGACGCGGCGACGCCGACTACGTTGGCTCCGAGGACTACGACGCACTGCTCTTCGGTGCACCCTACACCCTCCGACAGCTCACGAGCAAGGGCGATCCCGAACTGATGGACCTCGAGGCCACACTGGACCACCACGACCTCACACTCGAGCAACTCATCGACGCGGCCATCCTCATCGGGACGGACTTCAACGAGGGCATCTCGGGAATCGGCCCGAAAACGGCACTCACGGAGATCAGCGAACACGGCGACCTCTGGAGCGTGCTCGAAGCGCGCGGCGAGACACTCGAGTACGGCGACCGCGTGCGAGCGCTCTTCCGCGAGCCAAACGTGACTGACGAGTACGAGTTTGAGACGACACTGGATCCGGACATAGAGGCGGCGCGAGAGTACGTGACTGAGGAGTGGGGAGTCGATGCCGATGAGGTTGCACGCGGGTTCGAGCGGATCGAGGAGAGTGTGACACAGACCGGGCTGGATCGGTGGACCTGA
- a CDS encoding NAD(P)/FAD-dependent oxidoreductase: MHVVVLGGGYAGLTLTRELEKRVPTDADLELTLVNDSPDHLVQHELHRVLRRPELANAITVSLPSVLDRATVRVARVEALDRERRTIRLSDGTLSYDIAAVCLGAQTATHGLEGVREHAIPFKRLTDAFTVRRRAREALRVRDQDTPQFVVCGAGLSGIQVAGELAALVRERHGSDANATPTVTLLEQLDTVAPQFDPPFQRAVTDTLESAGVTVRTGTAVTRVTPSTVGLESGEELPAECVVWTGGIRGTAALGRERPAVGPALELDERTFLLGDAARMTDAEGEAAPASAQSAIQAARALAPTIAGLVNDERDDSGERDDSGERDDSGERDQSRGAESVSAWTAANFAFDSPGWVVSVGDEAVAQVGSRVLTGRGARLLKTGVRLRYLAAIGATDRAAVLAREEVDHRLPFELGREP, from the coding sequence ATGCACGTCGTCGTCCTCGGTGGCGGCTACGCGGGCCTGACCCTAACCCGCGAACTCGAGAAGCGAGTACCCACAGATGCGGATCTCGAACTCACCCTGGTTAACGACTCGCCGGATCACCTCGTCCAGCACGAACTCCACCGCGTGCTCCGCCGGCCCGAACTGGCGAACGCGATCACCGTCTCGCTCCCGTCCGTCCTCGATCGGGCAACCGTCCGCGTAGCGCGCGTCGAGGCTCTCGACCGTGAGCGACGAACCATCAGACTCTCCGATGGCACCCTCTCCTACGATATCGCGGCCGTCTGTCTTGGCGCACAGACTGCCACCCACGGACTCGAGGGTGTCCGCGAGCACGCAATCCCGTTCAAACGACTCACCGATGCGTTTACCGTCCGGAGACGAGCGCGGGAGGCGCTGCGCGTGCGCGACCAAGATACCCCACAGTTCGTCGTCTGCGGTGCCGGCCTCTCGGGTATCCAGGTCGCCGGCGAACTCGCCGCACTTGTTCGCGAGCGTCACGGATCAGACGCAAACGCTACGCCGACCGTCACCCTTCTCGAACAACTTGACACCGTCGCCCCACAGTTCGACCCTCCCTTCCAGCGCGCGGTGACAGACACACTCGAGTCCGCCGGCGTCACCGTCCGGACTGGGACAGCCGTTACTCGAGTGACGCCGTCGACAGTGGGACTCGAGTCGGGCGAGGAACTCCCGGCGGAGTGTGTCGTCTGGACGGGAGGGATCCGTGGGACAGCGGCTCTCGGTCGAGAACGGCCGGCGGTTGGGCCGGCGTTAGAACTCGACGAGCGGACGTTTTTGCTCGGCGATGCGGCGCGGATGACCGACGCGGAGGGGGAGGCGGCTCCGGCGAGTGCCCAGAGTGCGATACAGGCAGCGCGGGCGCTTGCGCCGACGATTGCAGGTCTCGTGAACGACGAACGTGATGATAGCGGCGAACGTGATGATAGCGGCGAACGTGACGATAGCGGCGAACGTGACCAGAGTCGTGGAGCGGAGTCGGTGTCGGCTTGGACAGCAGCGAACTTTGCGTTCGACTCACCAGGCTGGGTCGTTAGCGTGGGTGACGAGGCGGTCGCACAGGTTGGGTCGAGAGTGCTCACTGGTCGTGGCGCGCGACTGCTCAAGACTGGTGTCAGGCTTCGGTACCTCGCTGCGATCGGCGCGACTGATCGGGCAGCGGTGCTTGCACGCGAGGAGGTTGATCACCGACTCCCGTTCGAATTGGGTCGCGAGCCGTAG